A genomic window from Vitis riparia cultivar Riparia Gloire de Montpellier isolate 1030 chromosome 18, EGFV_Vit.rip_1.0, whole genome shotgun sequence includes:
- the LOC117905846 gene encoding receptor-like protein 9DC3 codes for MSLRIIDLAYNDFEGDLPEMYLRSLKATMNVDEGNVTRKYMGDSYYQDSVMVTIKGLEIEFVKILNTFTTIDLSSNKFQGEIPKSIGNLNSLRGLNLSHNSLAGHIPSSFKNLKLLESLDLSSNKLIGSIPQELTSLTFLEVLNLSENHLTGFIPRGNQFDTFGNDSYNENSGLCGFPLSKKCITDEASESSKEADAEFDGGFDWKITLMGYGCGLVIGLSLGCLIFLTGKPKRFVWFIEENIHKKIRRSTRSTFRLLTMGFLTNRDLDE; via the exons ATGAGCCTAAGAATCATTGATCTTGCTTACAATGATTTCGAGGGTGACTTGCCTGAAATGTATCTGAGAAGTTTGAAAGCGACAATGAATGTAGACGAAGGCAACGTGACAAGAAAATATATGGGGGACAGTTATTATCAAGATTCCGTAATGGTGACAATCAAGGGGTTGGAGATTGAATTTGTGAAAATCTTGAATACGTTCACAACAATTGATTTATCAAGCAATAAATTCCAAGGAGAGATTCCAAAGTCCATTGGAAATCTTAATTCGCTTCGAGGGCTCAATTTGTCTCATAACAGCCTTGCAGGACATATCCCATCatctttcaaaaatttgaagTTGCTTGAATCATTGGACCTCTCTTCAAACAAGCTTATTGGGAGCATTCCTCAAGAATTAACAAGTTTgacatttcttgaagttttgaatcTTTCTGAAAACCATCTTACTGGATTTATACCTCGAGGAAATCAATTTGACACTTTTGGAAATGATTCATACAATGAGAACTCAGGGTTGTGTGGATTTCCATTGTCAAAGAAATGCATAACTGATGAAGCATCGGAATCTTCAAAGGAAGCGGATGCAGAGTTTGATGGTGGATTTGATTGGAAAATCACATTGATGGGATATGGATGTGGATTGGTTATTGGGTTGTCTCTTGGGTGTCTCATTTTCTTAACTGGGAAACCTAAACGGTTTGTCTGGTTTATTGAAGAGAACATTCACAAAAAGATCAGAAGGTCTACAAGGAGCACTT TCAGGCTTCTCACCATGGGTTTTCTCACCAATAGGGATCTAGATGAGTGA